One genomic region from bacterium encodes:
- a CDS encoding archease, whose amino-acid sequence REDTRLDVSVSAVDREALLVAWLNELLYLLDTRGFLPRRCRIERIGDTELSAELIGDQIDRDRHTLRRLVKAATYHGLRLAHADGHWEARVILDL is encoded by the coding sequence GCGCGAAGACACGCGCCTGGACGTGTCCGTGTCCGCCGTCGACCGTGAGGCCCTCCTTGTGGCGTGGCTGAATGAGCTGCTCTACCTGCTGGACACCCGCGGCTTCCTGCCGCGGCGGTGCCGCATCGAACGAATCGGCGACACCGAGCTGTCCGCCGAACTCATCGGCGACCAGATCGACCGCGACCGGCACACGCTGCGCCGTTTGGTAAAAGCGGCGACCTACCACGGCCTGCGCCTCGCGCACGCGGACGGACACTGGGAAGCCCGGGTCATCCTCGACCTCTGA
- a CDS encoding RtcB family protein, with protein sequence MPEAPPALRQIDAYRWEIPAGAVPGMRVPGRIYADETLIAQIREDQCLTQVANVATLPGIVYRSIAMPDIHWGYGFPIGGVAAMDPETGVVSPGGVGYDINCGVRLLSTHLSAEDIRPHLAALAERLFRSVPSGVGVKGRTRLDATELDEVLAKGAAWAVRRGLGRAGDLRRIEAGGTIPGADPGQVSQRAKSRGSDQLGTLGSGNHFLEIQGIDEIFDPAAGGAFGLREPGQVTILIHCGSRGLGHQVCDDYLAVSARALSKYGISLPDRQLACVPLASPEGQAYLGAMAAAANFAFANRQVITHHIRETFEHVLGQSAERLGLDVVYDVAHNVAKMEDHVVDGRARRLCVHRKGATRGFPAGHPEVPEEYRSVGHPVLVPGDMGRYSYVLVGTETAMRETFGSTPHGAGRARSRGDAKRLLKGVDVVETLARRGILLRAASRDLAAEEASEAYKDVADVVRASDGAGLTRRVARLRPLAVVKG encoded by the coding sequence ATGCCTGAAGCACCGCCGGCGCTGAGACAGATCGACGCGTACCGCTGGGAGATCCCGGCCGGCGCCGTGCCCGGCATGCGGGTGCCGGGCCGAATCTATGCCGACGAGACGCTCATCGCGCAGATCCGCGAAGACCAATGCCTGACGCAGGTCGCCAACGTGGCGACGCTGCCGGGGATCGTCTACCGTTCGATCGCCATGCCGGACATTCACTGGGGCTACGGATTCCCGATCGGCGGCGTCGCGGCGATGGACCCGGAAACCGGGGTCGTCTCCCCGGGCGGCGTCGGATACGACATCAACTGCGGCGTGCGTCTGCTCTCAACGCACCTCAGCGCAGAGGACATCCGGCCGCACCTCGCCGCGCTGGCCGAGCGGCTGTTCCGCAGCGTGCCGTCAGGGGTCGGCGTGAAGGGCCGCACGCGCCTCGACGCCACCGAGCTCGACGAGGTGCTGGCCAAGGGCGCGGCCTGGGCCGTGCGGCGGGGGCTGGGACGCGCGGGCGACCTTCGGCGCATCGAAGCGGGGGGAACGATCCCCGGTGCGGACCCCGGCCAGGTCAGTCAGCGGGCCAAATCTCGGGGGAGCGACCAGCTCGGCACCCTCGGCTCCGGCAACCATTTCCTCGAGATCCAAGGGATCGACGAGATCTTCGACCCGGCCGCCGGCGGCGCGTTCGGGCTTCGGGAACCCGGCCAGGTGACGATCCTGATCCACTGCGGCTCTCGCGGGCTCGGCCACCAGGTCTGCGACGATTATCTCGCCGTCAGCGCCCGCGCGCTTTCCAAGTACGGCATCTCGCTCCCGGACCGCCAGCTGGCGTGCGTGCCGCTCGCGTCTCCCGAAGGCCAAGCATATCTCGGGGCGATGGCCGCGGCGGCAAATTTCGCGTTCGCGAACCGGCAGGTGATCACCCACCACATTCGCGAGACGTTCGAGCACGTGCTGGGGCAGAGCGCCGAGCGGCTCGGCCTGGACGTCGTGTACGACGTCGCCCACAACGTCGCCAAGATGGAAGATCACGTCGTCGACGGCCGCGCGCGGCGGCTTTGCGTTCACCGGAAGGGGGCGACGCGCGGGTTTCCCGCCGGACATCCGGAGGTGCCCGAGGAGTACCGGAGCGTCGGCCACCCGGTGCTGGTCCCCGGTGACATGGGCCGCTATTCCTACGTGCTGGTCGGGACCGAGACGGCGATGCGTGAGACCTTCGGCTCGACCCCGCACGGGGCCGGACGCGCGCGCAGCCGTGGAGACGCGAAGCGACTGCTGAAAGGCGTCGACGTCGTCGAGACGCTGGCGCGGCGGGGCATCCTGCTGCGGGCGGCGAGCCGTGACCTCGCGGCGGAAGAAGCCTCCGAAGCCTACAAAGACGTCGCCGACGTCGTGCGCGCAAGCGACGGAGCCGGCCTCACGCGCAGGGTGGCCCGGCTCCGTCCGTTGGCCGTCGTCAAGGGATAG